GCCAATAAAATTTCTCGATTTAGAAAAATTCCATGCTTTTCATATACCAGTTCTCTGGCGATTTTTATCAAGGTTTTGACATCATTTGATGAAGCATTGCCGTTGTTTACTATGAAATTCGCATGTTTTGGCGAAATTGATGCACCGCCGATCCGGGTGCCTTTCAGTCCGCAGTCATCGATCAACCTTCCGGCCGACAGGTCTGGTGGATTTTTGAAGACGCTGCCGGCACTTGGAGCCACGGGTTGTGATGCTAACCTTTTACGCATGAATGCCTTCGATGCATCCATTATGTCTTTAACCGGTGCCTTGCTTTTGAATTGGAACGTGGCCGATAGTATTGTTCCTGATTTTGCATCGATGCCGGATCTGTAACTAAACTGAATATCTGATTTATCAAGATTGTGTATTTTACCATTGGGATCCAGCAGTTTAACCGAAATCAATGGGTCAAAAATTTCCCGGTTGTTGGCCCCGGCATTCATGACTAGCGCTCCACCGATGGTTGAAGGAATGTTGCCCAGGCCGACCATATCCATGAACCCATGGGTGGCGACACGATGGCATAGTGTTTTCAAAGATGTTCCAGCGAAAGCTATTACGGTTTCTTCATCAGGCCATATAATTTGCTTCCAGTGGTTATTTGTCAGGGCTATCACGGCACCATCGAATCCTTCGTCGTCGAAAAGTATGTTGGATCCGTTGCCGAGAATGAGGTGAGGAAATTGGTATTTTTTTAGCATGGATAGAAGGTTGACTAGAGCATCTAGATCATTTGGCTCGGCGAAAATCTTTGCCGGTCCTCCTATTTTGAATGTGCTATGGTCCGCCAATTTTGTGGTCGTTGACAGCAGAATAGCCTCAGCTAATCCATTCGCATTCAGGGCATTAGTTATTTCGACCGTTTTTATATCTCTCACCAGGGCGTTGGCCATTAGGTTCAGATTGCCGGCGCCGATGAACAGCAGATTTGCATCATCAGCCATTGCTGTAATTTGCGATACTTTTTCCCCTAGGTCCTGCTTGGTCTCAGAAAGGGAAACGTCCCAGCCATGGCATAGTTTCAATAAATCCTCGCTGGTACCTCCGGGAATTTCGTTGATTTCATCGGATTTGTACACCGGAAGAATGATAGCTTTGCCGGATTTTTTCAAAATTTCTGAAAATTCAACCAGGTACTGCTTCGTCCTGGTATATCTGTGGGGCTGAAACAAGATATGGTTTTTTTTGTCAGATTTCGATGCGATGTAGGCCGAGATTTCCGTTGGATTGTGAGCATAGTCACAGAAGATCGC
Above is a window of Puniceicoccales bacterium DNA encoding:
- the murB gene encoding UDP-N-acetylmuramate dehydrogenase, with translation MHFKNFMFVGAFGMGMAPLAIYIAQQGHTVYGWDDNENESMALLLEKNNVVVLSGRHLPNSIDQLIYSSAIRPNHFLFDYADANNLECTRRGVFLAKIAKDKKLVAITGSHGKSSVTAFLTYLLKEHQVPFSHIIGALPRDHFLPANFDKDSKLLVCEVDESDGTIENFAPYITVMLNFDDDHLANYGSFESMKKAIFKLFLQTSHRIIVPQDDKALRDLANKANHAPVEFQPDAGSFQAHNLAAVSSAFEAIIGARPDLSKIDKFKGLLRRNDFLGTINGHAIFCDYAHNPTEISAYIASKSDKKNHILFQPHRYTRTKQYLVEFSEILKKSGKAIILPVYKSDEINEIPGGTSEDLLKLCHGWDVSLSETKQDLGEKVSQITAMADDANLLFIGAGNLNLMANALVRDIKTVEITNALNANGLAEAILLSTTTKLADHSTFKIGGPAKIFAEPNDLDALVNLLSMLKKYQFPHLILGNGSNILFDDEGFDGAVIALTNNHWKQIIWPDEETVIAFAGTSLKTLCHRVATHGFMDMVGLGNIPSTIGGALVMNAGANNREIFDPLISVKLLDPNGKIHNLDKSDIQFSYRSGIDAKSGTILSATFQFKSKAPVKDIMDASKAFMRKRLASQPVAPSAGSVFKNPPDLSAGRLIDDCGLKGTRIGGASISPKHANFIVNNGNASSNDVKTLIKIARELVYEKHGIFLNREILLASELI